The Panthera tigris isolate Pti1 chromosome A1, P.tigris_Pti1_mat1.1, whole genome shotgun sequence region CACAATTCGGTGACATTTAGCAGTATGCAAATTCCAGACACCGCGATCATGAAAACCGTGAAGACGGTCTTTTCCGTGGGCCTGGAAACAAAGCAGTCCACCGTATTGGGACAAGGCCACGCGTTGCACTTCACCAAGCGCTGCATGGAGAACCCGTCGTACATGATGTAGAAGACGTACATGAAGACTGCTTCAAAGATGACGCGGAAGAAGATGCTGCTGGTGTAGGTCCACCACAGGGACCCTTCGATACGGACCTTCTGGCTTTTGATCTCTTCAATGTCCTTAAATTCGTTCTTTATCTCCCCCTTAATGAACTTCCTTTTCTTCTCGTGTCTCCGGTAGGCAACATGCATGGCCACCAGGAGAGCCGGCGTGGACACAAAGATCAGCTGGAGAGCCCAGAGTCGGATGTGAGAGATGGGGAAATAGTGATCGTAGCACACATTTTTGCACCCAGGCTGCAGAGTGTTGCAGACGAAATCGGCTTGCTCATCTCCCCACACTTCCTTCGCGGCTACGACAAGGATCATAATGCGGAAAATGAAGAGGACGGTGAGCCAGATTTTCCCGATACTGGTGGAGTGTT contains the following coding sequences:
- the GJB2 gene encoding gap junction beta-2 protein isoform X2; this encodes MWPFMVCCAPCFQRTGSTARRTLYIGSSAYVWITHGPEEMDWSTLQTILGGVNKHSTSIGKIWLTVLFIFRIMILVVAAKEVWGDEQADFVCNTLQPGCKNVCYDHYFPISHIRLWALQLIFVSTPALLVAMHVAYRRHEKKRKFIKGEIKNEFKDIEEIKSQKVRIEGSLWWTYTSSIFFRVIFEAVFMYVFYIMYDGFSMQRLVKCNAWPCPNTVDCFVSRPTEKTVFTVFMIAVSGICILLNVTELCYLLIRYCSGKSKKPV
- the GJB2 gene encoding gap junction beta-2 protein isoform X1; this translates as MQQYDGDKPGVSGSRWGGRRQPTYLGSVLKKGSTARRTLYIGSSAYVWITHGPEEMDWSTLQTILGGVNKHSTSIGKIWLTVLFIFRIMILVVAAKEVWGDEQADFVCNTLQPGCKNVCYDHYFPISHIRLWALQLIFVSTPALLVAMHVAYRRHEKKRKFIKGEIKNEFKDIEEIKSQKVRIEGSLWWTYTSSIFFRVIFEAVFMYVFYIMYDGFSMQRLVKCNAWPCPNTVDCFVSRPTEKTVFTVFMIAVSGICILLNVTELCYLLIRYCSGKSKKPV
- the GJB2 gene encoding gap junction beta-2 protein isoform X3 → MDWSTLQTILGGVNKHSTSIGKIWLTVLFIFRIMILVVAAKEVWGDEQADFVCNTLQPGCKNVCYDHYFPISHIRLWALQLIFVSTPALLVAMHVAYRRHEKKRKFIKGEIKNEFKDIEEIKSQKVRIEGSLWWTYTSSIFFRVIFEAVFMYVFYIMYDGFSMQRLVKCNAWPCPNTVDCFVSRPTEKTVFTVFMIAVSGICILLNVTELCYLLIRYCSGKSKKPV